CATGCCCCGCGTCGGCCCGATGCAGTCGGCCGCGCCGAAGCCGATGCGCATCGTGCTCAACTGGGGACGCCGCTACTCCCTGTGGGTGTTCAACTTCGGATTGGCCTGCTGCGCCATCGAATTCATCGCCGCCTCGATGGCCCGCCACGACTTCATCCGGTTCGGGGTCATCCCGTTCGCACCCGGGCCGCGGCAGGCCGACCTGATGGTCGTCAGCGGCACCGTCACCGACAAGATGGCGCCGGCGATCCGCCGGCTGTACGACCAGATGCCCGAGCCGAAGTACGTCATCTCCTTCGGTGCCTGCTCCAACTCCGGTGGGCCCTACTGGGACTCCTACTGCGTCACCAAGGGCGTCGACCAGCTGCTGCCGGTCGATGTCTACGTGCCCGGCTGCCCGCCGCGTCCGGAGGCGCTGTTGCAGGGCATCCTCGTGCTGCAGGACAAGATCGCGACCGAGCGATTGACCACGAAGTCGTTGCGCGCCAAGGGTGCCCGCTACGCCGACAACCGCTCCGCGGCCACCGCGTTGCAGCGTCCGATGGTCGCCCCGCCGAACGGGGAGAGCCGATGAGCGAGGCCGACACCCGCACCGTCGAGGCGAGGCAGTGGGTCGAGGAGGCCGGCAAGGCCAAGGGCGAGGGCTACGACTTCTTCGACTTCCTCACCGCGGTCGACCATCTCGACGCGGCCGACGACCCGGGCTTCGACGTCGTGCTGCACCTCTACGACGTCACACCCGGCGCGCTGCGCGAGGTCTTCCTGGTCACCCGCATCCCCGACGACTCCGACCTGCCGAGCCTCACCTGGATCTGGCCGGGCGCCGCATGGCACGAGCGCGAAACCCACGAGATGTTCGGCATCGGGTTCAGCGGCTTCACCGACTCCTCCGGACGCGGGTTGCGCCCGTTGCTGCTGCCCGACGGTTTCGAGGGCACCCCGCTGCGCAAGTCGTTCGTGCTCGCCAGCCGCGCCTCCAAGCCGTGGCCCGGCGCCAAGGAACCCGGCGAGGGAGCCACCGCCCACGCCGCGAAGGCCGGGCGGGCACCCCGCCGCAAGCTGCAGCCGCCCGGCGTGCCGGACGAGAGCTGGGGACCCCGCTGATGGACGTCGCGATCGAGGTCGTGCTGCGCAGCGCCGCCGTGCTGGCGGCGTTCTTGGTGCTGCCGCTCGTGGTCGGTCAGACCGAACACAAGGTGATGGGTCACATGCAGGGCCGGGTCGGACCCATGTACGCCGGCGGCTTCCACGGCTGGGCCCAACTGGTTGCCGACGGCGTGAAGTTCGTGCAGAAGGAGGACATCACGCCGTACGCCGCGGACAAACGGATCTTCCGCATCGCGCCCGCGCTCGGCCTGGTGACCTACCTCCTGGCGCTCGCGGTGATCCCGCTCGGGCCGGGCTCGATCGCTGCCAATGTGCCGGCGTCGCTGCTGGTCGTGCTCGCGGTCAGCGGCCTCGGAACGGTCGGCACCCTGATGGCCGGGTGGTCCAGCGGCAACAAGTACTCCCTGCTCGGCGGTCTGCGATCGGCCGCGCAGTTGGTGTCGTACGAACTGCCGCTGTTGCTGTCGTGCGCGTCGTTCGCGATCGCCGGCGGTTCGTTGTCGCTCACCGACATCGCGCACGCCTGGACCCCGTGGTGGCTGCTGTGGCAGTTGCCCGGTGCGATCGTGTTCCTGGTGGCCGCCACCGCCGAGTTGCAGCGGCCGCCGTTCGACATGCCGGTGGCCGACTCCCAGCTGGTGCTCGGCCCCTACACCGAATACACCGGTCTGCGCTTCGCGCTGTTCCTGCTGGCCGAGTACGCCGGCATCGTCGTGATGTCGCTGCTGTTCGCGGTGCTCTACCTCGGCGGCTGGACCGGACCGTTCGACGGCGTGCTGGCCTGGGTCTGGACGCTGCTCAAGGGGTTCGTGATCGCGGTCGTGATCATCTGGATCCGGGTCTCCTGGCCGCGCCTGCGCGAAGACCAGTTGCAGCGGGTCGCCTGGCTCGGGTTGGTGCCGATCGCGTTGCTGCAGTTGGCGATCACCGCCGTCGGAGTCGTCTGGATGGGGAGCTGAGCCATGGCCGAGAAGAAGAAGTCCGGTTTCGTCCCCGGCCTGCTGTCGGGGATGGCGACGACCGCACGCACCGCGATGCGTCCGGCGCACACCCAGCACTACCCGCACGAGAAGCCGGCGCTGCCGCCGCGCTCGCGGGGCGTCATCGCGTTGCAGCACGAGAACTGCACCTCGTGCATGTTGTGCGCGCGCGAATGCCCCGACTGGTGCATCTACATCGACTCGCACAAGGAGACGGTGCCGCCGGCCACCGAGGGCGGACGCGCTCGCCAGCAGAACGTGCTCGACCGGTTCGCGATCGACTTCAGCCTGTGCATGTACTGCGGCATCTGCATCGAGGTGTGCCCGTTCGACGCGCTCTACTGGAGCCCGGAGTTCGAGTACGCCGAAACCGACATCCGGGACCTGTTGCACGAGAAGGACCGGCTCGGGCAGTGGATGGCGACCGTGCCGCCGCCGGCCGCCGTCGACCCCGGAGCGCCCGCCGAGAGCGACCAGGCCGGTCAGACCGGCCAGGCCGCCGCGGCGCCGGAGGCTGTCAAGGTCATCCTGGTGACGGACAAGGTTGTCCCGGAGGCCGATTCGTGACGACGCACGACGTCTTCTTCGCCATCATCGGGGTGATCTGCCTGGCCGCGGCTCTGCTCGCGGTCACCACCAAACACATCCTGCACTCCGCGCTGTGGCTGACCGTCTCGCTCGGTGCGCTCGCCGGCTGCTACCTGGTGCTCGGTGCCGAGTTCGTGGCGTTGGTGCAGCTCATCGTCTATGTCGGCGCGGTGGTGGTGCTCGTGCTGTTCGCGCTGATGCTCACCCGCGCCCCGATCGGACGCTCGGTCGCGCACGACACCCCACGGGTGCAGCGGGCCGCCGCGTTCGTGCTGGCCACGGCCACCGCCACGCTCATCGGAGCCGCGTTGATCACCGGTTTCGGCACCGAGTCGGTCAACCTGCGTCCGAACACCACCGAGCAGCTCGCCACCCAGATCTTCGCCACCTGGTCGTGGCCCTTCGAACTGCTGTCGCTGTTGCTGCTCATCGCGTTGGTGAGCGCGCTCGCGCTGTCGCGCCTGCGGGTCGGCGAAGCACCCGACGATGACGACGAGGTGGACGCGTGATCCACCTGTGGTTGCCGCTCGCCCTCACCGCGGCGTTGTTCGGCGTGGGGCTGTACGGCGTGCTCGCCCGCCGTAACGCGGTGCTGGTGCTCGTCGGCGTCGAGATCATGCTCGGCGCAGCCGGGTTGCTGCTGATCACCAGCGGCGTGAAGTTCACCGACTCGGTGCTGGCCGGGCAGAGCCTCACCGTCTTCCTCATCACGATCGCGGCGGCGGAGATCGCGGTCGCGCTCGGCTTGATCGTGCTGGTCTACCGCTCGCGCGGCAATATCGACGTCAGCGCGCCCCGGGGTGACGACGAATGAACCGGCTCGACACCCACACCGGCGCGCTCGACCTCGCGCTCCAGCCGAGCCACCTGGCCGTCCTGCTGCCGGCGCTCGGCGCCGTCCTGGTGATCCTGGCGGTGCGCCGGTCGAACGCCGCGGCGTCCGTCATCGTGCGGATCGCCGGGTTGCTCGGCCTGCTCGCACCCGCCTGGCTGGTGTGGCAGTCGATGCGCGGGGGACTGCGTCCGGTGGTCGCCACCGTCGGGGTGCCGGTCGCGTCGACCGAGATGACCCTGCCGCTGAACCTGCACGTCACCCGCACCGCGATCGTCGTGTCGGTGGCGGTCGCGCTCGTCTCGCTGGTGGTGCAGCAGTTCGGTCGTTGGTATCTCTACAACGACCCGCGGTATCGCTCGTTCGCGGCCACCGTCGGGCTCTTCACGG
This genomic stretch from Calidifontibacter indicus harbors:
- the nuoK gene encoding NADH-quinone oxidoreductase subunit NuoK; protein product: MIHLWLPLALTAALFGVGLYGVLARRNAVLVLVGVEIMLGAAGLLLITSGVKFTDSVLAGQSLTVFLITIAAAEIAVALGLIVLVYRSRGNIDVSAPRGDDE
- the nuoH gene encoding NADH-quinone oxidoreductase subunit NuoH, which translates into the protein MDVAIEVVLRSAAVLAAFLVLPLVVGQTEHKVMGHMQGRVGPMYAGGFHGWAQLVADGVKFVQKEDITPYAADKRIFRIAPALGLVTYLLALAVIPLGPGSIAANVPASLLVVLAVSGLGTVGTLMAGWSSGNKYSLLGGLRSAAQLVSYELPLLLSCASFAIAGGSLSLTDIAHAWTPWWLLWQLPGAIVFLVAATAELQRPPFDMPVADSQLVLGPYTEYTGLRFALFLLAEYAGIVVMSLLFAVLYLGGWTGPFDGVLAWVWTLLKGFVIAVVIIWIRVSWPRLREDQLQRVAWLGLVPIALLQLAITAVGVVWMGS
- a CDS encoding NADH-quinone oxidoreductase subunit B, giving the protein MSTDLPMPRVGPMQSAAPKPMRIVLNWGRRYSLWVFNFGLACCAIEFIAASMARHDFIRFGVIPFAPGPRQADLMVVSGTVTDKMAPAIRRLYDQMPEPKYVISFGACSNSGGPYWDSYCVTKGVDQLLPVDVYVPGCPPRPEALLQGILVLQDKIATERLTTKSLRAKGARYADNRSAATALQRPMVAPPNGESR
- a CDS encoding NuoI/complex I 23 kDa subunit family protein translates to MAEKKKSGFVPGLLSGMATTARTAMRPAHTQHYPHEKPALPPRSRGVIALQHENCTSCMLCARECPDWCIYIDSHKETVPPATEGGRARQQNVLDRFAIDFSLCMYCGICIEVCPFDALYWSPEFEYAETDIRDLLHEKDRLGQWMATVPPPAAVDPGAPAESDQAGQTGQAAAAPEAVKVILVTDKVVPEADS
- a CDS encoding NADH-quinone oxidoreductase subunit C; translation: MSEADTRTVEARQWVEEAGKAKGEGYDFFDFLTAVDHLDAADDPGFDVVLHLYDVTPGALREVFLVTRIPDDSDLPSLTWIWPGAAWHERETHEMFGIGFSGFTDSSGRGLRPLLLPDGFEGTPLRKSFVLASRASKPWPGAKEPGEGATAHAAKAGRAPRRKLQPPGVPDESWGPR
- a CDS encoding NADH-quinone oxidoreductase subunit J family protein encodes the protein MTTHDVFFAIIGVICLAAALLAVTTKHILHSALWLTVSLGALAGCYLVLGAEFVALVQLIVYVGAVVVLVLFALMLTRAPIGRSVAHDTPRVQRAAAFVLATATATLIGAALITGFGTESVNLRPNTTEQLATQIFATWSWPFELLSLLLLIALVSALALSRLRVGEAPDDDDEVDA